Proteins encoded together in one Clupea harengus unplaced genomic scaffold, Ch_v2.0.2, whole genome shotgun sequence window:
- the LOC122132220 gene encoding S-adenosylmethionine synthase-like, whose product MYSKGTTKSNAKTFLFTSESVGEGHSDKMCDQISDAVLDAYLSQDPDSKVACECVAKTGMILLCGEVTSKAVVDIPAVVRETIKKIGYDCSAKGFDYKTCNVLLALQPQCPEITDCVFEGRNEEDTAAGDQGVMFGYATDETEECMPLTILLAHQLNAKMRALSKTECPWIMPDSKTQVTVEYRDNMGSMEPLRVHTVVISVNHTPDITVHDIRQQLLEKVVKAVIPASYLDDKTIYHLLPSGKFLDGGPQADAGLTGRKIIVDTYGGWGAHGGGAFSGKDCSKVDRSGAYAARWVAKSLVKAKLCKRVLVQVRLRWVQECPTCGVL is encoded by the exons atgtattccaaGGGGACCACCAAATCCAATGCGAAAACGTTCCTTTTCACGTCTGAATCTGTGGGAGAGGGACACTCTG ataaAATGTGCGACCAAATCAGTGATGCCGTTCTGGATGCATATCTGTCTCAGGACCCTGACTCAAAAGTAGCATGTG aGTGCGTGGCAAAGACGGGCATGATCCTTCTGTGTGGAGAGGTGACATCAAAAGCAGTGGTTGATATTCCGGCGGTGGTCAGGGAGACCATTAAGAAAATTGGATATGATTGCTCTGCCAAAG GCTTTGATTATAAGACCTGCAATGTTCTTTTGGCCTTACAACCGCAGTGTCCTGAAATAACTGACTGTGTTTTTGAGGGCAGAAATGAAGAGGATACTGCAGCTGGTGATCAA GGTGTAATGTTTGGCTATGCAACAGATGAAACAGAGGAGTGCATGCCATTGACCATTCTCTTGGCTCATCAACTCAATGCTAAAATGAGAGCGCTATCCAAAACTGAGTGTCCCTGGATTATGCCTGACTCAAAAACACAG GTTACTGTGGAATATCGTGACAACATGGGTTCCATGGAACCCCTCCGTGTTCACACCGTGGTCATCTCAGTCAACCACACCCCCGACATCACTGTGCACGACATCAGACAGCAGCTTCTGGAGAAGGTTGTTAAAGCAGTGATTCCCGCCAGCTACCTCGATGACAAGACCATCTATCACCTTTTGCCTAGTGGGAAATTTCTGGATGGTGGACCACAG GCTGATGCTGGCCTCACAGGTAGAAAGATAATTGTGGACACATACGGTGGATGGGGGGCTCACGGAGGGGGGGCCTTCTCTGGTAAAGACTGCTCCAAAGTGGACCGCTCCGGGGCCTACGCCGCCCGCTGGGTAGCCAAGTCTCTGGTGAAAGCCAAGCTGTGCAAGCGGGTCTTAGTACAGGTGAGACTTCGGTGGGTACAGGAGTGTCCCACTTGTGGTGTCTTATAA
- the LOC122132223 gene encoding synaptobrevin homolog 1-like: MPVVYACITRGSIILVDLALTGGNFKDPALSLIRPLTVGPLYRRSVLKDCFRYHVLSEDGITYICATEPSFESKRAHKFLDELQSALVNSPLIKRVAFAQPYEFSADLNQMLSKQMADSGAQPSSSSKVNQMQDQVNDVKVILKDNINKVLERGERLDDLIDKTDDLQATADSFQKTSTRVARKYWWKNTKMMIIIGVIVAIIILFIILLATGVIPT; encoded by the exons ATGCCTGTTGTATACGCTTGCATCACCAGAGGCTCCATCATCCTCGTTGATCTGGCCCTTACAGGTGGAAATTTTAAG GACCCAGCACTGAGTCTAATCCGACCACTTACAGTTGGGCCTTTATATCGAAGATCTGTCCTGAAGGATTG TTTTAGGTATCATGTTTTATCAGAGGATGGAATTACATACATCTGCGCCACAGAGCCAAGTTTTGAATCCAAGCGCGCTCATAAGTTCCTTGATGAG CTCCAGAGTGCTTTGGTGAACAGTCCTCTGATAAAGAGAGTGGCCTTTGCCCAGCCGTACGAATTCAGCGCTGACTTGAATCAGATGCTCAGCAAGCAAATG GCTGACTCAGGTGCCCAGCCGTCTTCTAGCAGCAAAGTCAATCAGATGCAAGATCAAGTCAATGATGTCAAAGTTATCCTCAAAGACAACATCAATAAAGtcttggagaggggagagaggctaGATGATTTGATTGACAAGACTGATGATCTACAGGCAACA gctgattcctttCAGAAAACATCAACGCGTGTTGCGCGGAAATACTGGTGGAAGAACACAAAGATGATGATCATCATCGGTGTAATTGTGGCGatcatcatcctcttcatcatcttgCTTGCTACTGGCGTCATCCCCACATAG
- the hnrnpd gene encoding heterogeneous nuclear ribonucleoprotein D0 isoform X2 → MSEEQFLAEDPSMNMDEDSEAINEDQVIATGEPKGSVAETEGSKIDASKNEEDEGKMFVGGLSWDTTKKDLKDYFGKFGEVVDCTLKLDPMTGRSRGFGFVLFKEADGVDKVITQKEHKLNGKVIDPKKAKAMKSKEPVRKIFVGGLSPDTPEEKIKDYFDGFGEVESIELPMENKTNKRRGFCFVTFKDEEPVKKIMEKKFHNIGLSKCEIKVAMSKEQYQQQQQWGARGGYSPRSRGRGGGPNQNWNQGYGNYWNQGYGNYGNYGNYGYNNQGYGGYGSYDYSGYNNYYGGHDQQIGYGKSPRRGGHQNSYKPY, encoded by the exons ATGTCTGAAGAACAGTTTTTAGCTGAAGATCCCTCGATGAATATGGACGAAGATAGCGAGGCAATCAATGAAGACCAAGTAATAGCAACTGGAGAACCAAAGGGGAGTGTTGCAGAAACCGAAGGCTCAAAGATTGATGCCAGCAAAAACGAGGAAGACGAAGG GAAGATGTTTGTTGGTGGGCTGAGTTGGGACACCACAAAGAAAGATTTGAAAGATTACTTCGGCAAGTTTGGGGAGGTGGTTGACTGCACTTTAAAGCTGGATCCCATGACAGGCCGGTCCAGGGGTtttggctttgttttgtttaaggaAGCAGATGGTGTTGACAAG GTTATTACACAAAAGGAACACAAACTAAATGGAAAAGTAATCGATCCCAAAAAGGCCAAGGCCATGAAGAGCAAGGAGCCTGTGAGGAAGATATTTGTAGGCGGGCTATCACCGGATACACCCGAGGAGAAGATAAAGGACTACTTTGACGGATTTGGAGAG gtgGAATCTATTGAATTACCAATGGAAAATAAGACAAATAAAAGAAGAGGGTTCTGTTTTGTTACTTTCAAAGACGAAGAACCAGTGAAGAAAATAATGGAAAAGAAGTTCCATAACATCGGCCTGAGCAAG TGTGAAATCAAGGTGGCCATGTCGAAAGAACAGtaccaacagcagcaacagtggGGTGCCCGAGGGGGGTATTCTCCCCGATCtcgaggaagaggcggag GTCCAAATCAAAACTGGAATCAAGGATATGGCAATTACTGGAACCAGGGCTATGGCAACTATGGCAACTATGGAAACTATGGCTACAACAATCAAGGCTATGGAGGCTATGGGAGCTACGATTACTCTGGTTACAACAACTATTATGGTGGACATG ATCAGCAGATTGGCTATGGTAAATCTCCTAGGCGTGGAGGTCACCAGAACAGTTACAAGCCATACTAA
- the hnrnpd gene encoding heterogeneous nuclear ribonucleoprotein D0 isoform X1: MSEEQFLAEDPSMNMDEDSEAINEDQVIATGEPKGSVAETEGSKIDASKNEEDEGKMFVGGLSWDTTKKDLKDYFGKFGEVVDCTLKLDPMTGRSRGFGFVLFKEADGVDKVITQKEHKLNGKVIDPKKAKAMKSKEPVRKIFVGGLSPDTPEEKIKDYFDGFGEVESIELPMENKTNKRRGFCFVTFKDEEPVKKIMEKKFHNIGLSKCEIKVAMSKEQYQQQQQWGARGGYSPRSRGRGGGPNQNWNQGYGNYWNQGYGNYGNYGNYGYNNQGYGGYGSYDYSGYNNYYGGHGDYSNQQIGYGKSPRRGGHQNSYKPY; encoded by the exons ATGTCTGAAGAACAGTTTTTAGCTGAAGATCCCTCGATGAATATGGACGAAGATAGCGAGGCAATCAATGAAGACCAAGTAATAGCAACTGGAGAACCAAAGGGGAGTGTTGCAGAAACCGAAGGCTCAAAGATTGATGCCAGCAAAAACGAGGAAGACGAAGG GAAGATGTTTGTTGGTGGGCTGAGTTGGGACACCACAAAGAAAGATTTGAAAGATTACTTCGGCAAGTTTGGGGAGGTGGTTGACTGCACTTTAAAGCTGGATCCCATGACAGGCCGGTCCAGGGGTtttggctttgttttgtttaaggaAGCAGATGGTGTTGACAAG GTTATTACACAAAAGGAACACAAACTAAATGGAAAAGTAATCGATCCCAAAAAGGCCAAGGCCATGAAGAGCAAGGAGCCTGTGAGGAAGATATTTGTAGGCGGGCTATCACCGGATACACCCGAGGAGAAGATAAAGGACTACTTTGACGGATTTGGAGAG gtgGAATCTATTGAATTACCAATGGAAAATAAGACAAATAAAAGAAGAGGGTTCTGTTTTGTTACTTTCAAAGACGAAGAACCAGTGAAGAAAATAATGGAAAAGAAGTTCCATAACATCGGCCTGAGCAAG TGTGAAATCAAGGTGGCCATGTCGAAAGAACAGtaccaacagcagcaacagtggGGTGCCCGAGGGGGGTATTCTCCCCGATCtcgaggaagaggcggag GTCCAAATCAAAACTGGAATCAAGGATATGGCAATTACTGGAACCAGGGCTATGGCAACTATGGCAACTATGGAAACTATGGCTACAACAATCAAGGCTATGGAGGCTATGGGAGCTACGATTACTCTGGTTACAACAACTATTATGGTGGACATGGTGACTACAGCA ATCAGCAGATTGGCTATGGTAAATCTCCTAGGCGTGGAGGTCACCAGAACAGTTACAAGCCATACTAA
- the hnrnpd gene encoding heterogeneous nuclear ribonucleoprotein D0 isoform X3, which translates to MFVGGLSWDTTKKDLKDYFGKFGEVVDCTLKLDPMTGRSRGFGFVLFKEADGVDKVITQKEHKLNGKVIDPKKAKAMKSKEPVRKIFVGGLSPDTPEEKIKDYFDGFGEVESIELPMENKTNKRRGFCFVTFKDEEPVKKIMEKKFHNIGLSKCEIKVAMSKEQYQQQQQWGARGGYSPRSRGRGGGPNQNWNQGYGNYWNQGYGNYGNYGNYGYNNQGYGGYGSYDYSGYNNYYGGHGDYSNQQIGYGKSPRRGGHQNSYKPY; encoded by the exons ATGTTTGTTGGTGGGCTGAGTTGGGACACCACAAAGAAAGATTTGAAAGATTACTTCGGCAAGTTTGGGGAGGTGGTTGACTGCACTTTAAAGCTGGATCCCATGACAGGCCGGTCCAGGGGTtttggctttgttttgtttaaggaAGCAGATGGTGTTGACAAG GTTATTACACAAAAGGAACACAAACTAAATGGAAAAGTAATCGATCCCAAAAAGGCCAAGGCCATGAAGAGCAAGGAGCCTGTGAGGAAGATATTTGTAGGCGGGCTATCACCGGATACACCCGAGGAGAAGATAAAGGACTACTTTGACGGATTTGGAGAG gtgGAATCTATTGAATTACCAATGGAAAATAAGACAAATAAAAGAAGAGGGTTCTGTTTTGTTACTTTCAAAGACGAAGAACCAGTGAAGAAAATAATGGAAAAGAAGTTCCATAACATCGGCCTGAGCAAG TGTGAAATCAAGGTGGCCATGTCGAAAGAACAGtaccaacagcagcaacagtggGGTGCCCGAGGGGGGTATTCTCCCCGATCtcgaggaagaggcggag GTCCAAATCAAAACTGGAATCAAGGATATGGCAATTACTGGAACCAGGGCTATGGCAACTATGGCAACTATGGAAACTATGGCTACAACAATCAAGGCTATGGAGGCTATGGGAGCTACGATTACTCTGGTTACAACAACTATTATGGTGGACATGGTGACTACAGCA ATCAGCAGATTGGCTATGGTAAATCTCCTAGGCGTGGAGGTCACCAGAACAGTTACAAGCCATACTAA